AGGCGCCGTGGGTGGTGAGGGGGCCTGGCACAGACGCGCCGCTTGTGGAGGTCGCCGAGGGGCTCTACGTCGCGTTTAAGATAGAGTCCCACAACCACCCAAGCGCCGTCGACCCCTACAACGGCGCCGCCACGGGCGTAGGCGGCATAATAAGGGACATCTTGACTGTGGGGGCTAAGCCAATCGGGCTGTTGGTTAACCTCCACTTCGGCCCCCTCGACCACCCCCACGCCAGGTGGATAGCCGCTAATGTAGTCAAGGGGATTTCGGACTATGGCAACAGGGTGGGAGTCCCCGTGGTCGGGGGGGAGACGTGGTTCGACCCCGACTTCACCTACACCCCCATTGTCCTTGCCACGTGTGTAGGCGTGGTGGAAAGGGGAGGGGTCCCCCCGGGCGGTGTGGCCGCGGGGGACTTAATCGTAGTGGCGGGGCTTGGGGCCGACAAAAGCGGCCTTGGAGGCTCGGCCTTCGCCAGCAAGACGCTCAGCGGCGAGTCTGAGGAGGACCTCGGCGCGGTGCAGGTTGCCGACCCGCTGATGGGGAAGAAGCTGATCGACCTTGTCCAGGAGGCGCGGCGGTGCGTTAAGTACATTAAGGACCTCGGCGGGGGAGGCCTAGCCACGGCACTCGCCGAGCTGGCGGAGTGGTTTGGCTTGGGGGTGGAGGCGGACCTCGACAAAATACATATGTGGGACCGGGAGGTGGGGCCAGTGGAGGTGCTCACAGGCGAGACCCAGGAGAGGCTTGTCTTCGTCATGTCACCCGGGCAGTACAAATGCTTCAAGGAGCTGGCCGAGAGGTACGAGGTGCCCCACTCAGTCATAGGCCGCTTCGCCGAGGGCGGAGAGCTACTGCTGAGGTGGAGGGGGGAGCCCGTGGCAAAGATCCCCACGTGGCTGGCGGCCAAGGCTCCTGAGACCGCCTGGCCGCAGAGGAGCTACGACCCGCCCTCCCTGCCCCAAATCCCGGAGCCCCCCTTGGCCAAGGCCGTCGACGCCGTGCTGTCGTCGCCCAACATAGCCTCTAAGGAGGCTATATACACCAGGTTCGACTTCGACGTAGGGGTGAGGACCGCCGTGAAGCCGGGAGAGGGGGACGCCGCAGTTTTGAAGATATACGAGAGGGGGTCGCTTGGGCTTGTGGTAAAGGGCGACGCCAACCCCCGCTACGCCTACCTCTCCCCCCGCCTTGGCGCCGCCAATTCCTTCGTAAAGGCGTATAGAAACGTAGCAGTGGTGGGCGGCGTGGCCAAGGCGGCTGTGGACTCCATAAACGTGGGGAGCCCCCAGAGGCCCGAGGTCTACTGGCAGTTTGTAGAGGCTGTGGAGGGGCTGAGGGAGGCGGCGGAGGGCCTCGGCGTTCCGATAGTGGGGGGCAAGGTAAGCCTCTACAACGAGTACGAGGGGAGGCCCATAAAGCCTGTGGTGGCAGTCGTCGTGCTGGGGGTGCTGGAGGACGTGGGGCTGGCCAACAAGGCCGAGTGGCGGGACGGCGACGGGATCTACATTTGGGGAGTCACAAAGGGCGAGGTGGGGGGTAGCGAATATTTGTACAGAGTCCACGGCCTCGTGGCGGGGACGCCCCCGTCTATTGACTACACCACTGAGAAGGAACTGGCTGAGGTAGTCAGGAAGTGGCTCGGCCGCCTCTCGGGAGCCAAGGACGTCGGCGTGGGGGGCCTGGCGGCGGCCTTGGCTAAGATGGCTGTGAACAGCGGCGTGGGGGCCGATGTAGACGTCTGCAAAGCCCCGGCAGAGACGTCCCGACTAGACTTCCTCCTATTCAGCGAGTCCAATGGGCGGTTCGTCGCCGCGGGGGAGGAGGGCCCCGGCGTGAGGATCGGCGCCGCCGGCGGCGACAGGCTCGTGCTTAGATGCGGCTCCTCGAAGATATACGAGAGGGGGGTGGAGGAGCTTGCCCGCATCATGAAGCTGGAACTGTGATATGTGCGGGATAGGCGGGGCCTGGGGGGAGGGGGCGGGGGGCGTGGTGCGGAGGATGGCGCCGTGGCTGATGCACAGGGGCCACGAGGGGGTTGGCTACGCGTATCAAAGGGGCGGGGGCGTGGCGATTGGGGAGCCCCCCGACGACACCGAGGCCGCCCTGGTCCACACAAGGTACAGCACCTCGGGGCCCTACGGCGCCCAGCTCCAGCCAGTTGTGGCAAAGTACAGAGACTTAGAGCTGGCCCTCGTCTTCAACGGCACGGTGGTTAACTACAAGAGGCTGGGGGTGGAGGCCCCCGCCTTCGACGGCGAGGCGCTGGCAAAGGCTCTGGCTAGAGAGATGTGGGAGAGGGGCGTGGAGGAGGGGGTTGTCAGTCTGTACTCCCGGATTGTGGGCGCCGTGTCGCTCATCGCCCTTACGCCCTGGGGCATCCTCGCGGTGCGCGACCCCCGGGGGATTAGGCCCCTCGCCTACAGACACTACCACGGCGGGGTGGCCTTCGCGTCCGAGGACGTGGCCATGGGCGGCGGGGAGGAGGTTCCGCCTGGGCTAGCCATCCTCTACGGAAAGAGGCTTGTCATGTGGAAAATACCGCCGGGAGAGGGCAGGCTGTGCGCTCTTGAGTACGTCTACTTCGCCCACCACGCCTCGACGCTGGGCGGGATGCTTGTCCAGGACGTGAGGCGGGCCCTCGGCGAGGCCCTGGCGGAGGGGGAGGACGCGGCTATAGACGTGGTGACCTATGTGCCCGAGACCGCGAGGACCGCCGCCTCGGCATACGCCGCGAAGCTGGGGCTTCCGCTGGTGGAGGCCGTAGTTAAGAGTAGATACGCCGGCCGCATCTTCATCACTCCGCCGCACGCCAGAAATCCGCCAGACGCCTTTAGAGTTGTGGAGGAGCTGGTGGCGGGTAGGTCGGTGGCGGTTGTAGACGACTCCCTCATCCGGGGCACCAACATAAAGACAATAGTGAGGCTACTCCGGGACGCCGGCGCCAGGGCTGTGCACGTCAGGATCGCCTCGCCGCCGGTTAGATGGCCGTGTTTCTTCGGCATGGATTTCCAGACGAGGAGAGAACTCGCAGCCTACGGAAGAGACGTAGAGGGTGTGAGGGCCTACATAGGCGCCGACACCCTCCGCTACCTGCCCATAGAGGCGTTCAGGAGGGTGCTGGGCCCCGCCTGCTACGCCTGCTTCACAGGGGAGTACCCAGTGGAGATTGACGTTCAAGCCGCCGAGGCGGAGGCGGCGAGGGGGTAAACCGCTACGGAGCATTTTTTAAACTGGAGACACGGCGAGGCCATGCCGACGGTGGTGGAGGTAATGGGCCCCCACGCCTACACCCTGGTCAAGTATAGAGTATCGCCACACGACTACGTGGAGGCCGCCGTGGAAAAGCTGAGGCCAGAGGCCCCTCACCTAGCGGCGTTGTTAGAGGAGATCAGCCGCCTCTAGGCCTCATAACAAGCTTCGGAAATTCCCTTCCGTAAATCAGCGAGAGAACCCGCCGCGCCTTCGCCGCCGCCTCCTCCACGCTCCCAGCCACTATGTTTACGTGGCCCATCTTCCGCCTAGGCCTCGCCTCGGCCTTGAAGTACCAGTACACCCTCCCAAGCGCCTCGAGCTCCCCCAGCGGAAGCCTCTCAAAAGACAGACCCAAGATGTTCACCATAGCCACCGCGGGCGGGAGGCGCGGCCTTCTGATGCGCATCCCAAACACGGCGCGTAGGTGGTTTTCAAACTGGCTCGCGTCTGTCTCCAGCGTCCAGTGGCCTGTGTTGTGCACCCTAGGCGCTATCTCGTTTACGAGTATTCTACCATCCCTCGCCTCGAAAAACTCCACCGCCACAGTCCCCACGTAGCGCCACCTCTCCACCAACCTGTGGACGTATTCGTAGGCCTCCTCCGGCGCCTTGGTGGGGGCGTAGTTCCACACCAGTATCCCATCCACATAGAAATTCTCGGCGGGGGGGTAGAAGTAGACGTCGCCGTCCTCCCCCCTAACCGCCACCAGGGAGAACTCCCTCCTAATATCCACGTACTCCTCGACAAGCAGGTCCCCCCCGTAGCCCCTAAACCCAGCCGCCTCCCTCGGGTAGATAAACTGCCCCTTCCCGTCGTACCCTCCCGCAGGGATCTTCACCACAGCCCTCCCCATGCCTTCCGCGATTCTCACCGCCTCCTCCCACCCCCGGGCCCTCCGCCAAGGCACCGTGGGGATTTTAAGAGAGTCGAAGAAAGCCCTCTCCTCGAGGCGGCTCTTCTTCACCAAGAGGTACCCCAGCGGCGGCTTCAGCTTGCCGAGCCTCTCGGCGTACCGCGCCACCTCCACATCCACATTCTCAAACTCGAAAGTGACCACGTCCGCCTCCTCAACCGCGGCAAAGGGGTCGACGGCCCTCCTCCCACATCTAAAAGCGGGAGCGGAGGAATCCGGGTCGTAGACCACGAAGTCTATAGGCAATCTAGACGCCTCCCAACACATCATCAACGCCAACTGCCCACCCCCCAGCACCAGCAACCGCATGGCAACACACAACCACCGCATTTTAAATACTTACTGGAAAAATAATGAGGCCCACTTGCGTTTCCCCGCGCGGTTTTTAAGTAGCTACGGAAAAGACTTTATGAAGGATTTGGAGAGGACCTCCTCCCTCATCTTAGCCATGTGTTGCCTCACCCTCTCCCGGACCTCTGGGTACTTTACTCCGAGTATCCTCGCCGCGAGGTACGCGGCGTTGGCCGCGTTGCCGATGGCCACGGTGGCCACGGGCGTCCCCCGGGGCATCTGCACAATGGAGAGCAGAGAGTCGAGACCCCCCAGGTGCCGGGTTGGGATGGGGACCCCCACCACGGGGAGCGGCGTGAGGGAGGCGGTCATGCCCGGGAGGTGCGCCGCCCCCCGGCGCCGGCGATAACCACGTCGAACTTCTCCTCGGCCTCCCTGGCGAATTGGTACATAAAGTCGGGGGTCCGGTGGGCGCTCACCACCCTAGCCTCGTAGGGAATCCCCAGCGCCTCCAAAACCTCCAGCGCCTCCTTCATAACCTCCAAGTCGTTTATCGAGCCCATTATAACCGCCACCTGCATATAGACAACGACGCCGGTCAATTTATGAGTTACTCTAGAGATAAAATATGACAGAAGTGGTAAGTACGTGGAGCGCTGGCTTGTGAAGGCGGGGCGCTACAGGCGGTACGCCCAGAGGAGCCTCGCCGCCGGAGAATACGACCTTGCGTGCTTCCTAGCGCAACAAGCCGGCGAATTCCTCCTAATGGCCCTCCTCATTAGGGAGGCGGGGGCGGGGCCCCTCACCCACAGCCTGTACGAAATGGCGAAGAGGCTCGCCCAGATGAAGTCGGCCCATGTGCCGGAGGACGTGGCGCGGTGCGCCAAGTCGCTGGAGGAGCACTACATACAAGCCAGGTACCCAGACGCGAGGCTCGGCCCATATGAGGAGTGGGAGGCCGAGGAGTGCCTCAGGTGCCTCGACTTGTTGTGGAAATGGACAGATGGATTAAGGTAGCGAAGCAGAGGCAGGGGGAGTTGCTGGAGAGGCTCCGCAAATTCCTCGGAGACGTATGTGGCGAAGGCGACGTGGTGCTCTTCGGCTCCCGCGCCCGGGGCACCCACCACGCCCTCAGCG
The sequence above is drawn from the Pyrobaculum ferrireducens genome and encodes:
- a CDS encoding 5-(carboxyamino)imidazole ribonucleotide synthase, whose translation is MRLLVLGGGQLALMMCWEASRLPIDFVVYDPDSSAPAFRCGRRAVDPFAAVEEADVVTFEFENVDVEVARYAERLGKLKPPLGYLLVKKSRLEERAFFDSLKIPTVPWRRARGWEEAVRIAEGMGRAVVKIPAGGYDGKGQFIYPREAAGFRGYGGDLLVEEYVDIRREFSLVAVRGEDGDVYFYPPAENFYVDGILVWNYAPTKAPEEAYEYVHRLVERWRYVGTVAVEFFEARDGRILVNEIAPRVHNTGHWTLETDASQFENHLRAVFGMRIRRPRLPPAVAMVNILGLSFERLPLGELEALGRVYWYFKAEARPRRKMGHVNIVAGSVEEAAAKARRVLSLIYGREFPKLVMRPRGG
- a CDS encoding HEPN domain-containing protein — encoded protein: MERWLVKAGRYRRYAQRSLAAGEYDLACFLAQQAGEFLLMALLIREAGAGPLTHSLYEMAKRLAQMKSAHVPEDVARCAKSLEEHYIQARYPDARLGPYEEWEAEECLRCLDLLWKWTDGLR
- a CDS encoding amidophosphoribosyltransferase, with the protein product MCGIGGAWGEGAGGVVRRMAPWLMHRGHEGVGYAYQRGGGVAIGEPPDDTEAALVHTRYSTSGPYGAQLQPVVAKYRDLELALVFNGTVVNYKRLGVEAPAFDGEALAKALAREMWERGVEEGVVSLYSRIVGAVSLIALTPWGILAVRDPRGIRPLAYRHYHGGVAFASEDVAMGGGEEVPPGLAILYGKRLVMWKIPPGEGRLCALEYVYFAHHASTLGGMLVQDVRRALGEALAEGEDAAIDVVTYVPETARTAASAYAAKLGLPLVEAVVKSRYAGRIFITPPHARNPPDAFRVVEELVAGRSVAVVDDSLIRGTNIKTIVRLLRDAGARAVHVRIASPPVRWPCFFGMDFQTRRELAAYGRDVEGVRAYIGADTLRYLPIEAFRRVLGPACYACFTGEYPVEIDVQAAEAEAARG
- the purL gene encoding phosphoribosylformylglycinamidine synthase subunit PurL; this translates as MALSPHELEAIRRGLGREPTEAELALFRSHWSEHCSYKSTRMWLKRLPSKAPWVVRGPGTDAPLVEVAEGLYVAFKIESHNHPSAVDPYNGAATGVGGIIRDILTVGAKPIGLLVNLHFGPLDHPHARWIAANVVKGISDYGNRVGVPVVGGETWFDPDFTYTPIVLATCVGVVERGGVPPGGVAAGDLIVVAGLGADKSGLGGSAFASKTLSGESEEDLGAVQVADPLMGKKLIDLVQEARRCVKYIKDLGGGGLATALAELAEWFGLGVEADLDKIHMWDREVGPVEVLTGETQERLVFVMSPGQYKCFKELAERYEVPHSVIGRFAEGGELLLRWRGEPVAKIPTWLAAKAPETAWPQRSYDPPSLPQIPEPPLAKAVDAVLSSPNIASKEAIYTRFDFDVGVRTAVKPGEGDAAVLKIYERGSLGLVVKGDANPRYAYLSPRLGAANSFVKAYRNVAVVGGVAKAAVDSINVGSPQRPEVYWQFVEAVEGLREAAEGLGVPIVGGKVSLYNEYEGRPIKPVVAVVVLGVLEDVGLANKAEWRDGDGIYIWGVTKGEVGGSEYLYRVHGLVAGTPPSIDYTTEKELAEVVRKWLGRLSGAKDVGVGGLAAALAKMAVNSGVGADVDVCKAPAETSRLDFLLFSESNGRFVAAGEEGPGVRIGAAGGDRLVLRCGSSKIYERGVEELARIMKLEL